A genomic segment from Variovorax paradoxus B4 encodes:
- the prfB gene encoding peptide chain release factor 2 (programmed frameshift), translating into MDAEQINQIGATLADLSARTADLRRYLDYDAKAERLRTVNASLEDPNVWNDPKKAQELGREKKSLDDVVVTLDRLTSGLSDNTELYEMSKEDGDMDGLQSIADDAAALEADIKQLEFRRMFNNPADPLNAFVDIQAGAGGTEACDWASMLLRQYLKYAERKGFKTQIEDETPGDTAGIKGATIKVEGDYAFGLLRTETGVHRLVRKSPFDSSGGRHTSFASIFVYPEIDDSIEIDINPSDVRTDTFRASGAGGQHINKTDSAVRLTHIPTGIVVQCQDGRSQHSNRDVAWKRLRSRLYDHEMRKRQEEQQKLEDSKTDVGWGHQIRSYVLDNSRIKDLRTNVEVSATQKVLDGDLDVFIEASLKQGV; encoded by the exons ATGGACGCAGAACAAATCAACCAGATCGGCGCAACGCTTGCAGACCTGAGCGCCCGGACTGCGGATTTACGGAGGTATCTT GACTACGATGCCAAAGCCGAACGCCTGAGGACGGTTAACGCATCGCTCGAAGATCCCAACGTCTGGAACGACCCCAAGAAGGCCCAGGAACTGGGCCGCGAGAAAAAGTCGCTCGACGACGTGGTCGTCACGCTCGACCGCCTCACCAGCGGCCTGTCGGACAACACCGAGCTCTACGAGATGTCGAAGGAAGACGGCGACATGGACGGCTTGCAGTCCATTGCCGATGACGCCGCCGCGCTCGAAGCCGACATCAAGCAGCTCGAATTCCGCCGGATGTTCAACAACCCGGCCGATCCGCTCAACGCCTTCGTCGACATCCAGGCCGGCGCGGGCGGCACCGAGGCCTGCGACTGGGCCAGCATGCTGCTGCGCCAGTACCTGAAGTACGCCGAGCGCAAGGGCTTCAAGACGCAGATCGAAGACGAAACCCCGGGCGACACCGCGGGCATCAAGGGCGCGACCATCAAGGTCGAGGGCGACTACGCCTTCGGCCTCTTGCGCACCGAGACCGGCGTGCACCGCCTGGTGCGCAAGTCGCCGTTCGACTCGTCGGGCGGGCGCCACACCAGCTTTGCCAGCATCTTCGTGTACCCGGAAATCGACGACTCGATCGAGATCGACATCAACCCTTCGGACGTGCGCACCGACACCTTCCGCGCCAGCGGCGCAGGCGGCCAGCACATCAACAAGACCGACTCGGCCGTGCGCCTGACGCACATCCCCACCGGCATCGTGGTGCAGTGCCAGGACGGCCGCAGCCAGCACAGCAACCGCGACGTGGCGTGGAAGCGCCTGCGCTCGCGCCTGTACGACCACGAGATGCGCAAGCGCCAGGAAGAGCAGCAGAAGCTCGAGGACAGCAAGACCGACGTGGGCTGGGGCCACCAGATCCGCAGCTACGTGCTGGACAACAGCCGCATCAAGGACCTGCGCACCAACGTCGAAGTCTCGGCCACGCAGAAGGTGCTCGACGGCGACCTCGATGTGTTCATCGAAGCCTCTCTCAAGCAAGGCGTGTAA
- the pepN gene encoding aminopeptidase N: protein MLLQRDAQGQPIAIRREDYAAPAFWIDTVDLTFDLDPAKTRVLNRMQLRRNPDAPAQPLRLDGDELNLARVLVNGQGASFRMEGDQLVIDGLPDAFELEIFTTCCPIKNTKLMGLFVSEDTFFTQCEAEGFRRITYFLDRPDVMAMYTVTLRAAKAAYPVLLSNGNLVEQGELPEGRHFAKWVDPFKKPCYLFALVAGKLVAREQRITARNGKEHLLQVYVRAGDLDKTEHAMNSLVNSVLWDEARFGLPLDLDRFMIVATSDFNMGAMENKGLNIFNTKYVLANQATATDADYSNIESVVGHEYFHNWSGDRVTCRDWFQLSLKEGLTVFRDQEFSQDLCADASARAVKRIEDVRVLRTAQFPEDAGPMAHPVRPDSYIEISNFYTVTIYEKGAEVVRMMQTLVGRKGFEKGITLYFERHDGQAVTCDDFAQAIADANPDSELARLLPQFKRWYSQAGTPRLAAHGVYDAQNRSYTLSIVQSCPPTPGQAAKEPFVIPVNIGLLDASGRELPLQLEGESEVTRGAPGTPCTRTVVLSRAGEQLTFVGLDAEPVPSILRGFSAPVILDFEYTDAQLLTLLANDPDPFNRWEAGQRLGLRAALQGIAALATDTTPVLNDAYLDAMRSVLRNPKLDAAFKELVLTLPSETYISEQLDVVDPQRVHLVREAMRAQLATALFSDWQQVYEENHDTGAYTPDPTSSGRRALAGMALNFLCLAARSSGDTVWPGKTLQRFKDAGNMTDRFNALNALVSSGHTLAAQALARFHAIFKDEALVIDKWFSLQAGASDRGGDILPLVRQLMKHPDFSIKNPNRARSVIFSYCSANPGAFHRPDAAGYVYWSERVIELDAINPQVAARLARALDRWSKLAEPYRSAAREAIARVAAKPDLSKDTHEVVTRALAGN from the coding sequence ATGCTGCTGCAGCGTGACGCCCAAGGGCAACCGATTGCCATTCGCCGCGAAGACTATGCCGCTCCGGCATTCTGGATCGACACCGTCGACCTTACCTTCGACCTCGACCCCGCCAAGACCCGCGTGCTCAACCGCATGCAGCTGCGCCGCAACCCCGATGCGCCGGCCCAGCCGCTGCGCCTGGACGGCGACGAGCTGAACCTGGCGCGCGTGCTGGTCAACGGCCAGGGCGCCTCCTTCCGCATGGAAGGCGACCAGCTCGTGATCGACGGCCTGCCCGATGCCTTCGAACTCGAGATCTTCACGACCTGCTGCCCCATCAAGAACACCAAGCTGATGGGCCTGTTCGTGAGCGAAGACACCTTCTTCACGCAGTGCGAGGCCGAGGGCTTTCGCCGCATCACCTACTTTCTCGACCGTCCGGACGTGATGGCGATGTACACCGTGACGCTGCGCGCCGCCAAGGCCGCGTATCCGGTGCTGCTGTCGAACGGCAACCTCGTCGAGCAGGGCGAGCTGCCCGAGGGCCGCCACTTTGCCAAGTGGGTCGACCCCTTCAAGAAGCCCTGCTACCTGTTCGCCCTGGTGGCCGGCAAGCTGGTGGCGCGCGAGCAGCGCATCACCGCGCGCAACGGCAAGGAACACCTGCTGCAGGTGTACGTGCGCGCCGGCGACCTCGACAAGACCGAGCATGCGATGAACTCGCTGGTCAACTCCGTGCTGTGGGACGAAGCCCGCTTCGGCCTGCCGCTGGACCTGGACCGCTTCATGATCGTGGCCACCAGCGACTTCAACATGGGCGCCATGGAGAACAAGGGCCTGAACATCTTCAACACGAAGTACGTTCTGGCCAACCAGGCCACCGCCACCGACGCCGACTACAGCAACATCGAAAGCGTGGTCGGCCACGAGTACTTCCACAACTGGAGCGGCGACCGCGTGACCTGCCGCGACTGGTTCCAGCTTTCGCTGAAGGAAGGCCTCACCGTCTTCCGCGACCAGGAGTTCAGCCAGGATCTGTGCGCCGACGCCTCGGCCCGCGCCGTCAAGCGCATCGAGGACGTGCGCGTGCTGCGCACCGCCCAGTTTCCCGAAGACGCGGGCCCCATGGCCCACCCGGTGCGGCCCGACAGCTACATCGAGATCAGCAACTTCTACACCGTCACCATCTACGAAAAGGGTGCCGAGGTGGTGCGCATGATGCAGACGCTGGTCGGCCGCAAGGGCTTCGAGAAGGGCATCACGCTCTACTTCGAACGCCATGACGGCCAGGCCGTGACCTGCGACGACTTCGCACAAGCCATTGCCGACGCCAACCCCGATTCGGAACTCGCCCGCCTGCTGCCGCAGTTCAAGCGCTGGTACAGCCAGGCCGGCACGCCGCGCCTGGCCGCCCATGGCGTGTACGACGCGCAGAACCGCAGCTACACCCTGAGCATCGTCCAGAGCTGCCCGCCCACGCCGGGCCAGGCGGCCAAGGAACCCTTCGTCATTCCGGTGAACATCGGCCTGCTCGACGCCAGCGGGCGCGAACTGCCGCTGCAACTCGAAGGCGAAAGCGAAGTGACCCGCGGCGCGCCAGGCACGCCCTGCACGCGCACCGTGGTGCTCTCGCGCGCCGGCGAGCAGCTCACCTTCGTCGGCCTCGACGCCGAGCCCGTGCCTTCCATCCTGCGCGGCTTCAGCGCACCGGTGATCCTCGACTTCGAATACACCGACGCCCAGCTGCTCACCCTGCTGGCCAACGACCCCGACCCCTTCAACCGCTGGGAAGCCGGCCAGCGCCTGGGCCTGCGCGCCGCGCTGCAGGGCATTGCGGCGCTGGCCACCGACACCACCCCGGTGCTGAACGACGCGTACCTGGACGCCATGCGCAGCGTGCTGCGCAATCCCAAGCTCGACGCCGCCTTCAAGGAACTGGTGCTCACGCTGCCATCGGAAACCTACATTTCCGAGCAGCTCGACGTGGTCGACCCGCAGCGCGTGCACCTGGTGCGCGAAGCCATGCGCGCGCAGCTGGCCACCGCCCTCTTTTCCGACTGGCAACAGGTCTACGAAGAAAACCACGACACCGGCGCCTACACGCCCGACCCGACCTCGTCGGGCCGCCGTGCGCTGGCCGGCATGGCGCTCAACTTCTTGTGCCTGGCGGCGCGCTCATCGGGCGACACCGTGTGGCCCGGCAAGACGCTGCAGCGCTTCAAGGACGCCGGCAACATGACCGACCGCTTCAACGCGCTCAATGCGCTGGTGTCGTCGGGCCACACGCTGGCCGCGCAGGCGCTCGCGCGCTTCCACGCCATCTTCAAGGACGAGGCGCTGGTCATCGACAAGTGGTTCTCGCTGCAGGCCGGCGCGTCCGACCGCGGCGGCGACATCCTGCCGCTGGTCAGGCAGTTGATGAAGCACCCGGACTTCTCCATCAAGAACCCCAACCGCGCCCGCAGCGTGATCTTCAGCTACTGCAGCGCCAACCCCGGCGCGTTCCACCGCCCCGACGCGGCCGGCTACGTGTACTGGAGCGAGCGCGTCATCGAGCTGGACGCCATCAACCCCCAGGTGGCTGCCCGCCTCGCCCGCGCGCTCGACCGCTGGAGCAAGCTGGCCGAACCGTACCGCAGCGCCGCGCGCGAAGCGATTGCCCGCGTGGCCGCCAAGCCCGACCTGAGCAAGGACACGCACGAAGTCGTCACCCGCGCCCTGGCCGGTAACTGA
- a CDS encoding methionine ABC transporter permease: MFENIAPILPELWVATGQTFMMLAIGLSAAVLIGGPLGILLFLLGPGQSLENKPAFLVLNWIVNTVRSFPFIILLVALVPFTRVIAGTSIGPLAAAVPLSFAAIPYFARLVDQCLREVPRGVIEAAHAMGASELQIVWRVLVVEARSGLVLALTVLAVSFLSYSAIAGVVGGGGIGDLAIRYGYYRFQTDVMVLTVALLVVLVQILQFVGNTTARRLDKR, from the coding sequence ATGTTTGAGAACATCGCCCCCATCCTCCCCGAGCTGTGGGTGGCCACCGGCCAGACCTTCATGATGCTGGCCATCGGCCTCTCGGCCGCGGTGCTGATCGGCGGGCCGCTGGGCATCCTGCTGTTTCTGCTGGGCCCGGGCCAGTCGCTCGAGAACAAGCCGGCGTTCCTGGTGCTCAACTGGATCGTGAACACCGTGCGCTCGTTTCCTTTCATCATCCTGCTGGTGGCGCTGGTGCCGTTCACGCGGGTGATCGCGGGCACTTCCATCGGCCCGCTGGCGGCCGCGGTGCCGCTGTCGTTCGCGGCCATTCCGTACTTTGCGCGGCTGGTCGACCAGTGCCTGCGCGAAGTGCCGCGTGGCGTGATCGAGGCGGCGCATGCCATGGGCGCCTCGGAGCTGCAGATCGTCTGGCGCGTGCTGGTGGTCGAGGCGCGCTCCGGATTGGTGCTCGCGCTCACGGTGCTGGCGGTGAGCTTTCTCTCGTACTCGGCAATTGCCGGCGTGGTGGGCGGCGGCGGCATCGGCGACCTGGCCATCCGCTATGGCTACTACCGCTTCCAGACCGACGTGATGGTGCTCACCGTGGCGCTGCTCGTGGTGCTGGTACAGATCCTGCAATTCGTGGGCAACACCACGGCGCGCAGGCTGGACAAGCGTTGA
- a CDS encoding class 1 fructose-bisphosphatase codes for MAQQQKISLTRYLVEQQRADGLIPGQLRLLLEVVARACKSISQAVNKGALGGVLGTAETENVQGEIQKKLDIIANEVLIEANEWGGHLAAMASEEMDSIYVVPNRYPQGEYLLMFDPLDGSSNIDVNVSIGTIFSVLKKPDDTPGVQEADFLQPGTQQVAAGYCIYGPQTTLVLTVGNGVAMFTLDREQGSFVLTQEDIQIPADTKEFAVNMSNMRHWDEPMKRYIDECLAGKEGPRGKDFNMRWIASMVADVHRILMRGGVFMYPWDKREPEKAGKLRLMYEANPMSWLVEQAGGAATNGKQRILELQPTKLHERVSVMLGSRNEVERLTKYHAEKA; via the coding sequence ATGGCTCAACAACAGAAGATCTCCCTCACCCGCTATCTCGTCGAACAGCAACGCGCCGACGGCCTCATTCCCGGCCAGTTGCGCCTGCTGCTCGAAGTGGTGGCCCGCGCCTGCAAGAGCATCAGCCAGGCCGTCAACAAGGGCGCGCTGGGGGGAGTGCTCGGCACCGCCGAGACCGAGAACGTGCAGGGCGAGATCCAGAAGAAGCTGGACATCATTGCCAACGAAGTGCTCATCGAGGCCAACGAATGGGGCGGCCACCTTGCGGCCATGGCCAGCGAGGAAATGGACAGCATCTACGTGGTGCCCAACCGCTACCCGCAGGGCGAATACCTGCTCATGTTCGACCCGCTCGACGGCAGCAGCAACATCGACGTGAACGTGAGCATCGGCACCATCTTCAGCGTGCTGAAGAAGCCCGACGACACCCCCGGCGTGCAGGAAGCCGACTTTCTGCAGCCCGGCACCCAGCAGGTGGCGGCCGGCTACTGCATCTACGGCCCGCAGACCACGCTGGTGCTGACCGTGGGCAACGGCGTGGCCATGTTCACGCTCGACCGCGAGCAAGGCAGCTTCGTCCTCACGCAGGAAGACATCCAGATCCCGGCCGATACGAAGGAGTTTGCGGTCAACATGAGCAACATGCGCCACTGGGACGAGCCCATGAAGCGCTACATCGACGAATGCCTGGCCGGCAAGGAAGGCCCGCGCGGCAAGGACTTCAACATGCGCTGGATTGCCAGCATGGTGGCCGACGTGCACCGCATCCTGATGCGCGGCGGCGTGTTCATGTACCCGTGGGACAAGCGCGAGCCCGAAAAGGCCGGCAAGCTGCGGCTGATGTACGAGGCCAACCCGATGAGCTGGCTGGTCGAGCAGGCCGGCGGCGCGGCCACCAACGGCAAGCAGCGCATCCTGGAGCTGCAGCCCACCAAACTGCACGAGCGCGTGAGCGTGATGTTGGGTTCGCGTAACGAAGTCGAGCGTTTGACCAAGTACCACGCCGAAAAGGCCTGA
- a CDS encoding alpha/beta fold hydrolase, with the protein MYQALRPSRSEFVPVRNLRYHVRVWGEPSPRRPPLVLLHGWMDVAASWQFVVDALAEERFIVAPDWRGFGLTDGGGVDNYWLPDYLADLEWLLDHYAGEGDAARPVDLVGHSMGGNVAMHYAGARPERIRRLVNLEGFGMPARQPEEAPARYGQWIDELKRLHRGEMALAGYSAVDGVARRLMKTNPRLTPDKANWLASHWSALQAQADGSERWQILGDAAHKIVNANIFRVDETLALYARILAPTLMVEAADDSLHGWWKNRYTLAEFHERLESVPSVRIEQVADAGHMLHHDQPQRVAGLIEQFLAG; encoded by the coding sequence ATGTACCAAGCCCTCCGCCCCTCGCGCAGCGAATTCGTGCCCGTGCGCAACCTCCGCTACCACGTGCGCGTCTGGGGCGAGCCCTCGCCCCGCAGGCCGCCGCTGGTGCTGCTGCATGGGTGGATGGACGTGGCGGCCTCGTGGCAGTTCGTGGTCGACGCACTGGCCGAGGAGCGCTTCATCGTCGCGCCCGACTGGCGCGGCTTCGGCCTCACCGACGGCGGCGGTGTCGACAACTACTGGCTGCCCGACTACCTCGCCGATCTCGAATGGCTGCTCGACCACTACGCGGGCGAAGGCGATGCCGCGCGGCCGGTCGACCTGGTCGGCCACAGCATGGGCGGCAATGTCGCCATGCACTATGCGGGTGCGAGGCCCGAGCGAATCCGCCGCCTCGTCAACCTCGAAGGCTTCGGCATGCCGGCGCGCCAGCCCGAGGAAGCGCCCGCGCGCTATGGCCAATGGATCGACGAACTCAAGCGCCTGCACCGTGGCGAGATGGCGCTGGCGGGCTATTCGGCCGTGGACGGCGTCGCGCGGCGGCTCATGAAGACCAACCCGCGCCTCACGCCCGACAAGGCCAACTGGCTTGCCAGCCATTGGTCGGCGCTCCAGGCGCAGGCCGACGGCAGCGAGCGCTGGCAGATCCTCGGCGACGCCGCGCACAAGATCGTCAACGCGAACATCTTCAGGGTCGACGAAACGCTTGCGCTCTATGCGCGGATCTTGGCGCCCACGCTGATGGTCGAGGCCGCCGATGACAGCCTGCACGGCTGGTGGAAGAACCGCTACACGCTCGCTGAATTCCACGAACGGCTGGAGTCCGTGCCTTCGGTGCGCATCGAGCAAGTAGCCGACGCGGGCCACATGCTGCATCACGACCAGCCGCAGCGCGTGGCCGGACTGATCGAGCAGTTCCTGGCCGGCTGA
- a CDS encoding methionine ABC transporter ATP-binding protein produces MSNPPSDAGRGNAQPVIRLQSVQKSFALPSGEVFDAVQSLSLDIRQGDVFGLIGKSGAGKSTLLRLINLLERPDAGQVFVGGRDLTTLSRRELRDTRQNIGMIFQQFNLLQNATVFDNVAFPLKIHGRHSKAEIDARVRECLALVGLAEKIDTYPAQLSGGQKQRVAIARALAPRPQVLLCDEPTSALDTETTRALLETLRDINQKIGVTIVIVTHELSVVEVLCRNVAILEKGRLVEQFAVVDAPSEERKTALGREIDELVRRREREAREPIAPRPPSLQRSPQEVAYV; encoded by the coding sequence ATGAGCAACCCTCCGTCCGATGCGGGCCGCGGCAACGCGCAGCCCGTCATCCGTCTTCAATCCGTGCAGAAGTCATTCGCACTGCCCAGCGGCGAGGTGTTCGACGCCGTGCAGTCGCTCTCGCTCGACATCCGCCAGGGCGACGTGTTCGGCCTGATCGGCAAGAGCGGCGCGGGCAAGTCGACGCTGCTGCGCCTCATCAACCTGCTGGAGCGGCCCGATGCGGGCCAGGTCTTCGTGGGCGGGCGCGACCTCACCACGCTCTCGCGCCGCGAGCTGCGCGACACGCGCCAGAACATCGGCATGATCTTCCAGCAGTTCAACCTGCTGCAGAACGCCACGGTGTTCGACAACGTGGCCTTCCCGCTGAAGATCCACGGCCGGCACTCCAAGGCCGAGATCGATGCCCGCGTGCGCGAGTGCCTGGCCCTGGTGGGCCTGGCCGAGAAGATCGACACCTATCCGGCGCAGCTCTCGGGCGGGCAGAAGCAGCGCGTGGCCATTGCGCGCGCACTGGCGCCGCGGCCGCAGGTGCTGCTGTGCGACGAGCCCACCTCGGCGCTCGACACCGAAACCACGCGCGCGCTGCTCGAAACGCTGCGCGACATCAACCAGAAGATCGGCGTGACGATCGTGATCGTCACGCACGAACTCTCGGTGGTCGAGGTGCTGTGCCGCAATGTGGCCATCCTGGAGAAGGGCCGGCTGGTGGAGCAGTTCGCCGTGGTCGATGCGCCGAGCGAAGAGCGCAAGACGGCGTTGGGCCGCGAGATCGACGAGCTGGTGCGCCGCCGCGAACGCGAGGCGCGCGAACCCATCGCGCCGCGCCCGCCGTCATTGCAGCGCAGCCCGCAGGAGGTGGCCTATGTTTGA
- a CDS encoding MetQ/NlpA family ABC transporter substrate-binding protein, with product MKTALLRRSVLALSLAALSFGGLSLAQAQEAKKNLVIGGTAGSNIDQLKVGIVPILEKKGYKVKLVEFNDYVQPNLALAQGSLDANFFQHQVYLKKFSADQKLDLAELVQGPIAPLGVYSTKRKTLAEVKEGDRFTLPNDPSNLARALVLLEQNKLITIKPGVDALRASEKDVAENPKKLKFIPLEAAQLPRSLGDTEYAIVNGNFAISSGLKLNEAVVLEKTPDYYLNVVAVKSADRNAPWAKDIAEAYRSKEFKAVVDSKFQGYAKPSFLQ from the coding sequence ATGAAAACCGCACTGCTGCGCCGCTCCGTCCTTGCCCTGTCCCTGGCTGCCCTGTCGTTCGGCGGCCTTTCGCTGGCACAGGCCCAGGAAGCCAAGAAGAACCTCGTGATCGGCGGTACCGCCGGCTCCAACATCGACCAGCTCAAGGTCGGCATCGTGCCCATCCTCGAGAAAAAGGGCTACAAGGTGAAGCTGGTCGAGTTCAACGACTACGTGCAGCCCAACCTCGCGCTCGCGCAAGGCTCGCTCGATGCCAACTTCTTCCAGCACCAGGTCTACCTGAAGAAGTTCTCGGCCGACCAGAAGCTCGACCTCGCCGAGCTGGTGCAGGGCCCCATTGCGCCGCTGGGCGTGTACTCCACCAAGCGCAAGACGCTGGCCGAGGTGAAAGAGGGCGACCGCTTCACGCTGCCCAACGACCCGAGCAACCTGGCCCGTGCCTTGGTGCTGCTGGAGCAGAACAAGCTCATCACCATCAAGCCCGGTGTCGATGCGCTGCGCGCGTCCGAGAAGGACGTGGCCGAGAACCCGAAGAAGCTCAAGTTCATTCCGCTCGAGGCCGCACAGCTGCCGCGCTCGCTGGGCGACACCGAGTACGCCATCGTCAACGGCAACTTCGCGATCTCGTCGGGCCTGAAGCTCAACGAAGCCGTGGTGCTCGAGAAGACGCCCGACTACTATCTGAACGTGGTGGCCGTGAAGAGCGCGGACAGGAACGCGCCCTGGGCCAAGGACATTGCCGAGGCCTACCGCTCGAAGGAATTCAAGGCCGTGGTCGACAGCAAGTTCCAGGGCTACGCCAAGCCCAGCTTCCTGCAGTAA
- a CDS encoding MetQ/NlpA family ABC transporter substrate-binding protein — MQNSLRRRSLFLATLAAALFCGSAAFAQDNNRNTVKVGISVGSAEQVFEVVKKVAAKDGLNIQLVVFNDYQLPNAALASGDLDANAFQHQPFLDNQNKARGFDIVPVGLTITAPLGFYSRKIKTIDQLPDGAAVGIQNDPSNGNRALLLLQSAGLVTLKPEAVKNNTATPLDVVSNPKKLKLVPLDAAQLPRSLDDLAIAAINNDYAEKAGLSLNKDAVIKEAAKSPYANLIAVRRADKDKPWARRLVAAYQSPEVRSFIETQFKGSLVPAF; from the coding sequence ATGCAGAACTCCCTTCGCCGCCGCAGCCTCTTCCTTGCCACGCTGGCCGCCGCCCTCTTCTGCGGCAGCGCCGCTTTCGCGCAGGACAACAACAGGAACACCGTCAAGGTCGGCATCTCGGTCGGCAGCGCCGAGCAGGTGTTCGAGGTGGTGAAGAAGGTGGCCGCCAAGGACGGCCTGAACATCCAGCTCGTGGTATTCAACGACTACCAGTTGCCCAATGCCGCGCTGGCCTCGGGCGACCTGGACGCCAACGCCTTCCAGCACCAGCCCTTCCTCGACAACCAGAACAAGGCGCGCGGCTTCGACATCGTGCCCGTGGGCCTCACCATCACCGCGCCGCTGGGCTTCTACTCGCGCAAGATCAAGACGATCGACCAGTTGCCCGACGGCGCGGCGGTCGGCATCCAGAACGATCCGTCGAACGGCAACCGCGCCCTGCTGCTGTTGCAGTCGGCCGGCCTCGTCACGTTGAAGCCCGAGGCGGTGAAGAACAACACGGCCACGCCGCTGGACGTGGTGAGCAACCCGAAGAAGCTCAAGCTCGTGCCGCTCGATGCCGCCCAGCTCCCGCGCTCGCTCGACGACCTGGCCATTGCCGCCATCAACAACGACTACGCCGAGAAGGCCGGGCTGTCGCTGAACAAGGACGCTGTGATCAAGGAGGCCGCGAAGAGCCCCTATGCCAACCTGATCGCCGTGCGCCGCGCCGACAAGGACAAGCCCTGGGCCAGGCGGCTGGTCGCGGCCTACCAGTCGCCGGAGGTGAGGAGCTTCATCGAGACGCAGTTCAAGGGCTCGCTGGTTCCCGCGTTCTGA
- a CDS encoding aspartate/glutamate racemase family protein gives MTQHIGIVGCSAEGAALCYQTICVEGAELLGPHAHPEVAMHTPSLADYMAHIYRNDWHGVGEVMLASASKLAKIGADFLVCPDNTIHQALPFIEARSPLPWLHIAECVADEAVQRGFRRLAITGTRWLVDSEVYPEKLSARGLEYVRPTPGEREEINRIIMDELVRGVFTPDAVLAFRRVIQRMKDDEGCDAVVLGCTEIPLIMNDVNSPLPTLDSTRLLARAALRRAVA, from the coding sequence ATGACCCAGCACATCGGAATCGTCGGATGTTCCGCCGAAGGCGCGGCACTCTGCTACCAGACCATCTGCGTGGAGGGAGCCGAACTGCTCGGCCCGCATGCGCATCCCGAAGTGGCCATGCACACGCCATCGCTCGCGGACTACATGGCGCACATCTACCGCAACGACTGGCATGGCGTGGGCGAGGTGATGCTTGCCTCGGCGAGCAAGCTCGCGAAGATCGGCGCCGACTTTCTGGTCTGCCCCGACAACACGATCCACCAGGCGCTGCCTTTCATCGAGGCGCGTTCGCCGCTGCCGTGGCTGCATATTGCGGAGTGCGTGGCCGACGAGGCCGTGCAGCGCGGTTTCCGGCGCCTTGCCATCACCGGCACGCGCTGGCTGGTCGACAGCGAGGTCTATCCCGAGAAGCTGTCGGCCAGGGGGCTCGAATACGTCCGGCCCACGCCCGGGGAGCGCGAGGAGATCAACCGCATCATCATGGACGAGCTGGTCCGCGGTGTGTTCACGCCCGACGCGGTCCTGGCGTTCCGGCGCGTCATCCAGCGCATGAAGGACGACGAGGGCTGCGATGCGGTGGTGCTCGGCTGCACCGAGATTCCGCTGATCATGAACGACGTGAATTCGCCGCTGCCCACGCTCGACTCCACACGGCTTCTGGCGCGCGCGGCGCTGCGGCGCGCGGTGGCCTGA
- a CDS encoding HNH endonuclease signature motif containing protein, translating into MPKSSFEPKGNAKGVRGRRRFVSKATGDPYLEVHHITPLALGGDDTVDNAWALCPNCHREKHFG; encoded by the coding sequence TTGCCGAAGTCCTCTTTCGAGCCGAAGGGCAATGCGAAGGGTGTAAGAGGCCGGCGCCGTTTTGTTAGCAAGGCCACTGGCGATCCATACCTGGAAGTGCATCACATCACACCGTTGGCGCTGGGTGGTGATGACACCGTCGACAACGCGTGGGCCCTCTGCCCAAACTGCCATCGCGAAAAGCACTTCGGATAG
- a CDS encoding HAD family hydrolase, whose translation MSLTHGKVEAFIFDMDGTMIDSMPWHARSWVEFVERHGLKLDVTDILARTTGRTGAECMRELFERELADDECQALVHEKEEIYRALFHDNFTEVAGFTAFAKIAVARGLKVAVGTAGDKHNIEFAMSRLKMDPLPLAIVGGDEGFAGKPTPEIFLEAARRIGVAPERCIVFEDAPFGIEAARRGGMRAVAVCSTHSAAELAGPHVIAAVRDYDELAHSNFLETLDAAAA comes from the coding sequence ATGAGCTTGACGCACGGGAAGGTCGAAGCCTTCATCTTCGACATGGACGGCACCATGATCGACTCCATGCCGTGGCATGCGCGCTCGTGGGTGGAGTTTGTCGAACGCCACGGGCTGAAGCTCGACGTGACCGACATCCTTGCGCGCACCACGGGCCGCACCGGCGCCGAGTGCATGCGCGAGCTGTTCGAGCGCGAGCTTGCCGACGACGAGTGCCAGGCCCTGGTGCACGAGAAGGAAGAGATCTACCGCGCCCTCTTTCACGACAACTTCACCGAAGTGGCCGGCTTCACCGCCTTTGCCAAGATCGCCGTGGCACGCGGCCTGAAGGTGGCCGTGGGCACGGCGGGTGACAAGCACAACATCGAGTTTGCGATGTCGCGCCTGAAGATGGACCCGCTGCCGCTGGCCATCGTGGGCGGCGACGAAGGCTTTGCCGGCAAGCCCACGCCCGAGATCTTTCTGGAGGCCGCGCGCCGCATCGGCGTGGCGCCCGAGCGCTGCATCGTCTTTGAAGATGCCCCCTTCGGCATCGAGGCCGCGCGCCGCGGCGGCATGCGTGCCGTGGCCGTGTGCAGCACCCATTCCGCCGCCGAGCTTGCCGGCCCCCATGTGATTGCCGCGGTTCGCGACTACGACGAACTCGCCCATTCGAACTTTCTGGAGACACTCGATGCTGCTGCAGCGTGA